A stretch of DNA from Perca fluviatilis chromosome 15, GENO_Pfluv_1.0, whole genome shotgun sequence:
ATGATCCGTCGCAACTTCCACAAGGTTATCCAGGATGACGAGTTTTACACGCTGCCCTTTCACCTGGTTCGTGACTGGCTGTCTGATGCAGAGATCACAGTGGATTCTGAAGAGGTGCTCTTTGAGGCTGTGGTCAAGTGGGTGCAGAAGAACCCAGAGGAGCGAAGTCGCTACTTTGAGGAGCTGTTCCGTCTCCTGAGGCTGCCACAGATAAAGCCCACCTACCTGACCAGGGTGGTGAAAACTGAGCAGCTGGTGTCCGCAAATGAGGCCTGCCTTCGGCTGGTGTCAGAGGCAGTAGAGGGCCACGCTATCCGCTTTGAGAACCTCAAGTCAACTGATATGGAGTTCTGGTCTTCCCACATGGCCTCCTTTCAGCCGCGCTTTGGCCAGAACATGGACGTTATCATGGTAGTAGGCGgtgtgtcagagggaggggaCTACCTGAGTGAGTGTGTGGGCTACTTCATTTACGAGGACCGTTGGGTCAACCTACCGCACATCCACAACCACCTGGACGGCCATGCTATCGCTGCCACAGAGTCTCACGTCTACGTAGCCGGTTCTATGGAACCAGGCTTTGCTAAGACAGTGGAACGTTATAATCCTAATCGCAACACCTGGGAGCAGGTGAGCAACCTGACCACACGCAAGCACTCCTTTGGCCTCACCTGTATTAAGGATATATTGTACAGCATTGGTGGCCATGGAAACTTCAGTCCAGGTTTTAAAGACGTCAGTATATATGAGCCTGAGCAGGACAAGTGGCACAATCTGGAATCTGCACCCAAAATCCTGCGGGATGTGAAGGCAGTGAGTGTGGAGGACCGCTACGTGTACGTCACGGCACGCACACCTGTCGATACAGATAATGATGATGGGCTGAAGACGGTGACCACTCGCTATGACACAGAGAGCCGCCAGTGGCAAGATGTTGACTCCCTGCCCCTTATTGACAACTATTGCATCTTCCAGATGGCTGTGGCCTCTACTAACTTCTACCACACGGCCTCCTGCTGCCCAAAGAGCTACACAGAGCGGGATGAGGTTGCAAAGTTAAAGATCAGTGTGcgcatctctgatgagatcctGGAGAGCCTACCACCAGAGGTTACCAGCATCGAGGGTGCTGCCATCTGCCACTTCGATGAGGATGTCTTCATCATCGGAGGCTGGAAGAACAGTGATGATGTGGACAAGCAGTACCGCAAGGAGGCTTATCGCTACTGTGCTGAGAGGAAACGCTGGATGTTGCTGCCGCCCATGCCTCAGCCTCGCTGCCGAGCCACCGCCTGCCATGTCCGCATCCCCTACCGTTTTCTGTATGGCTGCCAGCGCTACCCCATGCCCCAGAACCTGGCCCGCCAGCGAGATCGCATGCAGCAGATGCAGCAGCTTCACCGGCGCACGCTCACCTTACGCCGGCAGCTGCAGTCGCAGATAGAGTGCTGAGCAAGTCTGTGCTTAATCCAAGAACTACACGGCTCTGTCCGAGGATACACTGCAGGCATCCATTCCATTGCAGCCATCTTCATCGACCCTCTTGTGGCCCTCATACTagatttcattaaaatgaactCTGTGCCATCAGCTCTCATGCTGTTCTGTTAATGGCTGATATGTTGAAAGCCATGAAATGTGTGGTCAAGTGTCTGGTGGTCCGTGAGGAGGGATAAGGGAATGTAAACATGTGAATAAGAGTGTTATATAGCAGCCAACAACAGAATATCCTTTTGTCAAGTATGTTGGTATAGATGCTGTTTATCTGTTTGTATATAAATAGTATAAATCTGTATATGTAAACATTTATATGGATATTTTACATTCCTTTATTGTATGCCTCTACTGGGGAGGCTACAGTATGTGACATTACCAATAACTGCATTCCTACATTCAATCCAACATTGAAGTCTCATTCCATT
This window harbors:
- the LOC120575100 gene encoding kelch-like protein 11 → MKLQIRNTLRCRCFDSCMCGCVCRLLSFTSLPHSPPLLTFSAGSRMAAAAPNPEDSARSSSSSSSGTSTPSVLAGEGDAEEAEDFTSSSHCSELSRRQNEQRKQGLFCDVTLAFSSGAASGSVQSCEFSAHRSVLAAATDYFTPLLGGQFSESLSGRVEMKEWSSELGPDPDTVESVIQYMYTGEIRVSTCNVHEVLELADRFLLVQLKDFCGEFLKKKLSLTNCVAVHSLAHMYTLDQLALRAADMIRRNFHKVIQDDEFYTLPFHLVRDWLSDAEITVDSEEVLFEAVVKWVQKNPEERSRYFEELFRLLRLPQIKPTYLTRVVKTEQLVSANEACLRLVSEAVEGHAIRFENLKSTDMEFWSSHMASFQPRFGQNMDVIMVVGGVSEGGDYLSECVGYFIYEDRWVNLPHIHNHLDGHAIAATESHVYVAGSMEPGFAKTVERYNPNRNTWEQVSNLTTRKHSFGLTCIKDILYSIGGHGNFSPGFKDVSIYEPEQDKWHNLESAPKILRDVKAVSVEDRYVYVTARTPVDTDNDDGLKTVTTRYDTESRQWQDVDSLPLIDNYCIFQMAVASTNFYHTASCCPKSYTERDEVAKLKISVRISDEILESLPPEVTSIEGAAICHFDEDVFIIGGWKNSDDVDKQYRKEAYRYCAERKRWMLLPPMPQPRCRATACHVRIPYRFLYGCQRYPMPQNLARQRDRMQQMQQLHRRTLTLRRQLQSQIEC